The Tenrec ecaudatus isolate mTenEca1 chromosome 12, mTenEca1.hap1, whole genome shotgun sequence genomic interval TTTCTCAGGAGCACACGAAGGCTTTAGATTCAGTTTTTGTCTTTGTAGGTGGACCTATATCATAACTCCTATATTCAGACAGAAGGGAACCTGTGACTGATCATTCCATCTGTCATATTAGTCTTTATAGGAGTCCCCAACTCCACTGAAGTCTCCCTCTCTTTGACATCTTCTACCAAATGGTTTTCTGTCACTGCCTATCTGGAGTCATAGCCTCCATCATGGTCTGTGCTGCCTGGGGTGTCCTATTGATTTCAAACTCCATATACATTCATATCCCAATGTGAGATACTTGTCATGAAAACCAATACAAACATAGCATGAATAATAATGATCACAATACTCTCCTGTAAAGCAATGATCACCTATTCTAGATGGGTAGGCATCACAACTGCCTGTGGTAGGATGGGCACTCCAGTCTGTATCTGTTTTGTCAGAATCTCTCAGCCAGGAGACTAACATTACTCGGTTCTTGATAAACAACATCCACGTGGATTTTCCTGTTACTTAGAGACTCTTCAGTGAGACACAGGGCACCGAACAGGAAATCTGGGTCTTCAAATTCAGCATAACCTTTCTGGACTGTTGGATTCATGAGATAAGTACACTGTACTAAAAGTTACACTACTAAAGAATTCCTTAATTGAATCTTCTGATATATCACATGGAAGATCCCCTAGAAAGTCAGTGTGGCATAGTGTAGCAGTATAGAATGAGAAGTCCAAGTCTTTGGATTTATATTTGGTTCTCTAGCAGTCTGTATAGTGGGCAAGATAGAATGGTCCACTGGAGGTGCCCTAAACCCATCACCATCCTGACTGTGTCAAAGGAATGAAACTTCTCTCATTGGTCATTTAGTTCTTCAACATAGCTGACTGGCTTGGGGACATAGGTGCTTCCTCCActgatttccccatcctcagtcAGGAAGTCTGTTTGGGAGAATTTTTTCCTCCTTCTTTTTTTGCTGAGACTGCTATTTTGTGAGAGGAAGAGGGAACCTTGcataagacttattaacaactttcaatatgcaaatgacacaaccttgcttgttgaaagtgaagatgatttgaagcacttgccaatgaagatcaaAGCTTGCAGTCTAcagtatggattgtaactcattgtaaagaacatAAAAATCCTCATAAGGGGACCAAAGAGAGGATCatgaataaacagagaaaagaaggcAGCGATGATGGACTTCATCTCGCTTGTCTTTACACTCAATGCTcataaaagcagcagtcaagaacccAATAGAGCATTGCATTGGATATGtcagcttcacaagacctcttcagtgtTAAAGACAGGATGTCGCTTTGAGggcaaggtgtgcctgacacaagctaTGAATTTTTACTTGTGTACAtgaatatgaaaattggacatttaataaggaaaaGTATAAAAGATTGATTCATGTTAAATGGAGAACATTCCTGTCTTGATTAAGGCGATTATATTTTTTCTGttaagaaacagaaaagaacaaCCTATTATTGGGGGAAAATTGCTTAACAAGATCTGTATAGGACTAaaggggagaatatgcctggCACTGtttctaattggacacttttgacctagttcctATACATCCCTTGGTGACTGAGACCATGTGCTATAGATTACTTGGACTTTAGACTGCTTTTTTCAATGTACACAATATTCTTCATGGACTACAACAGAAAGATgtgatgtggaaactccactcaGTGAATCGAGctctacctcaaactcacctgtagccctgGAACTTAAGGTTGAAACTCCCTTGCATGATCAAAAGTAGAGGACTGCTCTCCAGAGGGTATAGAACTCATGGTTGGTCAATGGACTTGGGTTCCCTTCTCTTGCATTATGGGTGCCAAATGAATGATGAGTTGAGACTATCATATACTTACTAGTTTAACCCCTAATGATTTATGGTTGTATTATGCCATGtgttaatctggtaggcatggctcTCCCACTGGGAATGAATATTAGTGAACATTCAGCCTTACTTAATAAAAACCCTCAAAACAAAgaatcatgcatttgaattgtggtgctgtcaaaTAATATTGGAATGAAtgtggacttccagaaggacACACAAATGTATCATGATAGAATACTCCTCAGAagcaaaggatggcaagacttcatctcacttatcttggacatggcatcaggagagatcagtccctggaagacCACATGACacgtggtaaagtagaagggcagtgaaaaagagggaaatCCTCACTGTATCATGAATTGATACAGCGGCTGCCACATTGAGATCAAGCATCGCaactgttgtgaggatggcacaggatgggactgtggtttgctctgttgtacatagagtcattTTCAGTCTGAAcctatttgatggcacctaacaacaacaataacaacctgAACATTCAGAACCTGAAaatggaccaagagacagtctTTCTAACAGAGCACAGGAATTACTCATGTTTTAACAATGGGAAAGGGTGtctgggttgtatcttttcaccatggtACTCAGGCTGTTTGATGAGCATATAATCCAAGATGGATTAGATGAAGAATGCAGAATTAGGATGGGACAGTCACTTAGAACCTTCAAAATGCAGATGACAagaccttgcttgcttaaagaaaagaattgttgaagagctacctgatgaagataaaagctTACaaactttagtatggattacaactcaatagaaGAATAAAAATCCCCACATCATACTAAATAGAGAagagatcaaagttgtcaaggatttcattttgcttggatccacaattaatgctcaaaaATATAACAAGTGTATTGGTTTGGACACATGAGAGGGCTTCTGagacaagacatggtattttcaatggtttcatatgcatgtcaaagttgtcCAACAAATaagaaagatgaaagaagaattgatgcaattgaattatgctgctggtcaagaatcttgaaagtaccacggaattCCAAAGAAGAATTGTGATAACGTGTTCAAAGAatacgagatgaagtctcactcttcttgcatctaaggagccttcgggctgtatttcttccaagacagatttgtttttcttttggtagtctatggtactttctatagtctttgccagcaccataactcaaaggaATAAATTAttctgtggttttctttctgaatgtccaactttctcatgtgtGTGAGGTGATTGACACTgcgatgacttgggtcaggcaaacctcagtcctcaaagtgacatcgtcGCTTTTCACCACCACAGAGGACTTGTGCCCCAATTTTACCCCGTACAATGGGTTCGTTGATCTCTTGATTATTGCTCCCAGGAGCAGTGACTATCGTTCCAAGGAAGGTGACAccattgacaacttccatcttttctccttttatcatgatgcaaaccactggtccagttgtgaggatttttgttttctttacggtGACCTTAAGCCACTCAATCCACAattgaagtctgcaatccttgatcttcaccagcaagtgcttcaagtcctcctcacttcagcaagcaaggtgtgtcatctgcatttcaaaggctgttaataaactttccttgATTCCTGATGCTgagctcttcttcatatagtctaactTCTCTGATTCTTTGATCAGAATAGAGATTAAATATGTTGAGAGgcaacaatcctgacacacacttttcctaattttaaaccatcagtgttcccttgttctgttcacacaactgtctcttgatccatgtactggttctgcatgagcacattgaagtgttctggaattcccattcttctgaagaGTATCCAtcattttttatgatccacagacTCTATTGGTTTTGCATAGTCATGGTATGTATTAGGGACCCTAAATGTGTCCTTACATTATCTTTGATGAGTAAAACTTGAGATTAGGGAACAGAAACCCAATGTAATGGAAATGGAACAACCAGACTTCAGATAAAAGATGATTGACACACCAGGGAAAATTAAGTAATAGCGCGCCATAATTagtatagaaaatttcaaagggaaacatAATTTACTTTGTTAACTCTTACCAagtaaataacattttaaatatgCTCTAGTAAGCGATTGAGTAATATTTCTTGAAGTATCAAGGAACATCCcaaatgtccttttaaaaaatggattaaTTCTTATAAAATACATGAGGATACCTACAAAAATATACTAACAGTGCTCCTTAGTTACATATTATTTATTATAGGAGTAAATCatagaaaaggaagaacacatggcCGTTTTTGTGCAGCCCTTGTAACACCGTAGCTAAGCACTGACCGGttaaacaaaacatcaacagttggaagccaccagctgttcttgggaggaagaggtggccatctgctgccataaagagacTGCTTCAGAACCCCTGTAGGCCAGTGCTCCTGGACCTAACTTGACAACAACTAATATTCAAGTATGTATTTCAAGAATGTTTTAGGATGTGTTTCATGAATAAATGGTAAAAAAAGATGCACACATTGCATATTTATGGGGAAAGAGACCCATGATACTCAGatcaaataaaacaattaaaaataggcAATAATGAAAATCGATTGAAGGCAAGACCCAATTCATAGGAAACACATGGTACAGTAAGCCTCTAGCGAACCAGTCAAGAGAATGTGAATCAAGTTAGGAACAAAAGCAATAGTAACAAATATATAGAGATTTTTAAAGTCTGTATAGAAATACTAGAAACAACGACATGTTAGTATGTTTCAAAACCTACTGAAATCAATTACTTTCTGTAAAGGTAGCAACACAGGATGTAcctgaaataaaacattttatagtTTCTAGAGTAAAGGAGACATTTGAAAACACAACCCCTATTCTGAGCCCCACCTTTAGCTACAtgctcacacacaaaacaaaGGCTAGTGATCATCATTCCATCAAATATGTCTTCTAGGAACAGGCCCTTTTTGACAGAGTTTGGAGACTTTGGAAATTTATAGATTCAATATTGAAAAAATTCCCATGTCCCTTAATATACAAATCTGACaagtataataaaaataatatcctTGTCTCAGAAACAGCTTTGGATTCTGAATTTTACCAGATTTCACACAAGATGTCCTCTTATCCACCTCTCTGAAAGGAGAAGTTAAGGAAAACTGTCCTATTTTCCTCATTCTTTCTTAAAACCCAGAGTTTCCTGTTCAGTGGTTATTTTACCCAGTGTTAaatatttcttgatttttaaacatttcttTTTAGTGCTTTCAAAATGAGTTTGAAAGCACATATTAAATAGCAAAATTTTCACTATGTGTTAATGCAGAAACAAAATGAATACTTAGTAAATTTTCTCAAGGAACCTAATAGAAATATATAAGTTCTGTAAGATAAAAACTGTAGGTATTGTACAGCCATTTGGAGAAGGTTTGTTATACATGAGAGTGGAAATTTAGAATGTAAGCGAGGATCTATGTTCAAATAACTGAGCACATTGACAAGAAAAGCTGAAATTGACAAGCCTACGCACTGGAATTGAGGAACTTATTtcttcttggttatattaccttaTTTCTTGTTTATATCACCTGTATTTCTGCTTAATGTTTTGTGATACTTAAAGCTCAGATAAATGCCTGGAAGAATTAGGATTTCCTGGAACCCTCAATGGACTACTAAATCCTTCCTGTTGCACATTGAGAAATGAATAGAATGTGAGCGTCAGAGAGTGACCGTGGTATGATCAAAATGAAGATTGGAAGgattaggaaagaaagaggagaagaaacaagaAGCAGGAAGGAACAAGGATAATTGATGTTCCACTGTAGGAATTGCAGTCCATGATGTGACACAAATCTTGCGAGTGTTGTTGACTGGGAGGCTAATTTGCTTTCCaacctttacccaattcacaataaaaattaaaaaactctGTACATTCAATTTCCCAAGACAAATACATAAATGAACAACTGCTGCCTTTTACAAAGTAGTGAAAAAGATTTATTATTGAACATACAAACAATTCATAGAAATAATTTTTGTTAGGGCCCCTTTAATGCTCTTGTTCCTGAGGCTGTAGATGAAAGGGTTCAGCATGGGGTCACCACTGTGTACATCACGGCAGCTGCAATGTCATTCTCAGCTGAGTGGGAGGATGAAGGGTTGAAATATAGGGAAATGATACTGCCATAGAAGAGGGACACTGCAGCCAGGTGGGAgccacaggtggagaaggctttcCATTTTCCCTTTGTGGATGGGACTCTCAGGACAGCAGAGGTGATGCAAATGTAGGAAACTAGGATGCAAACCAATGGTATCATCATGATCAGACCCCCCTCAGTAAGCATCATCATCTCATTGAGGTGTGTGTCAGAACAGGACAGTTTCAGGAGAGCAGTCATTTCACAGAAGACATGAGGGATAGTATTGTCCACACAGAATGAGAGTCGAGCCATCATcagggtatgcaacagagcatTCAGAATGGCAATGACCCAAGAGCCAGTGAACAACAGGGCACAGAACTGATGAGTCATCTTAGTTGTGTAGTGTAAGGGGTGGCACACAGCAACAAAGCGGTCATAAGCCATCACAGCTAGGAGGAAATTGTCCACGTCACCAAacatattgaaaaaatatatctGCATGAGACACTCCAGGAAAGACATGGTCTCACTGCTGAGTGTGTTGGTCAGCATATTGGGGACTATAGTGGAGGAGAAGCAGAGGTCCACAAAGGACAGGTtgctgaggaagaagtacatgggtttGTGCAGGCGGGAGTCTGTGctgatggccaggatgatgagtAGGTTTCCCAGGACTGTGGCCAGGTACATGCTCAGGAAGAGCACGAAGAGGACCTGCTTCTGCTGCTGAGgatgcctggagagccccaggaggAGGAACTCAGAGACACTCGACTGATTTGCTTCACTCACAGCCACAGAATCAGGTTCATGCACAACAGCAAGTTCAGAGACCTAGATATGGATGGATAAAAGGTTGCCAATAGAATTGCAGTTTAGGACGTTTGCAAATCAGTTCATTGATTTGCTAAGAGATCTGTCCAGTTGACCTACACTCCTAATTTCCTATACTTATTCCTGATTCAACTCCTATTGAACTCCTGAACTCTTGTGTGGTATATTTATAATTGACAAACACACAGCAATTCTGTCACTATATGTGTCTGTTCTGACATTTTTTTCAGTTCTCAACTTCACTCATTTTTAGCCAAAGAAAAGAGAAGCATTTGAATACTGATGTGTTTATCTTACAAGTTGTTTGATTACGACTTCTGTTGGTCACTGGATGTCAAAAATTTATCCAA includes:
- the LOC142422570 gene encoding olfactory receptor 1f45-like, which codes for MYLATVLGNLLIILAISTDSRLHKPMYFFLSNLSFVDLCFSSTIVPNMLTNTLSSETMSFLECLMQIYFFNMFGDVDNFLLAVMAYDRFVAVCHPLHYTTKMTHQFCALLFTGSWVIAILNALLHTLMMARLSFCVDNTIPHVFCEMTALLKLSCSDTHLNEMMMLTEGGLIMMIPLVCILVSYICITSAVLRVPSTKGKWKAFSTCGSHLAAVSLFYGSIISLYFNPSSSHSAENDIAAAVMYTVVTPC